The following are encoded together in the Bos taurus isolate L1 Dominette 01449 registration number 42190680 breed Hereford chromosome 17, ARS-UCD2.0, whole genome shotgun sequence genome:
- the HCAR1 gene encoding hydroxycarboxylic acid receptor 1, translating to MANRSCCLIQGYHMPEVMPSLLILAFVLGILGNGVALCGFCFHMKTWKPSTIYLFNLAVADFLLMICLPFRTDYYLRQRQWAFEDIPCRVVLFMLAMNRAGSIVFLTVVAVDRYFKVVHPHHMVNTISNWTAVGIVCVLWTLVILGTLYLLLENHLCVQEKIIACESFIMVSANGWHDVMFQLEFFLPLGIILFCSFKIIWSLKQRQRLARQSRMKKPVRFIMMVAVVFIACYLPSALARLYFLWTVPSSACNPSVHVALHVTLSFTYINSMLDPLVYYFSSPSFPKFYTKLKICSVRPRCPGCFKRPEGMPTSNLCCKSCISVANSFQSQSEGQ from the coding sequence ATGGCCAACAGGTCGTGCTGTCTCATCCAGGGGTACCACATGCCCGAGGTGATGCCGTCGCTGCTAATCCTCGCCTTTGTGCTCGGCATCCTGGGCAACGGCGTCGCCCTCTGTGGTTTCTGCTTTCACATGAAGACCTGGAAGCCGAGCACTATTTACCTGTTCAACTTGGCCGTGGCCGACTTCCTTCTGATGATCTGCCTGCCCTTTCGGACAGACTACTACCTCAGACAGAGGCAATGGGCGTTTGAGGATATTCCTTGTCGGGTGGTGCTCTTCATGCTGGCCATGAACAGGGCGGGGAGCATTGTCTTCCTCACAGTGGTGGCTGTGGACCGGTATTTTAAAGTGGTCCACCCCCACCACATGGTGAACACCATCTCCAACTGGACTGCGGTTGGCATTGTCTGTGTCCTTTGGACCCTGGTCATCTTGGGGACTCTGTATCTTCTGTTGGAGAACCATCTGTGTGTGCAAGAGAAGATCATAGCTTGTGAGAGCTTCATCATGGTATCGGCCAATGGCTGGCATGATGTCATGTTCCAGCTGGAGTTCTTTCTGCCCCTTGGCATCATCTTGTTCTGCTCCTTCAAGATCATTTGGAGCCTCAAGCAGAGGCAGCGTCTGGCCAGGCAGAGCCGGATGAAGAAGCCTGTTCGTTTCATCATGATGGTGGCGGTGGTGTTTATTGCCTGCTACCTGCCCAGCGCGTTGGCCAGACTGTATTTCCTCTGGACGGTGCCCTCCAGCGCCTGCAATCCATCTGTCCATGTGGCCCTCCACGTCACCCTCAGCTTCACCTACATAAACAGCATGCTGGACCCCCTGGTATATTATTTTTCAAGTCCCTCATTCCCCAAATTCTACACCAAGCTCAAAATCTGCAGTGTGAGACCTAGGTGTCCGGGATGCTTCAAGAGGCCAGAGGGGATGCCCACTTCCAACCTTTGTTGCAAGAGTTGCATCAGTGTTGCAAATAGCTTCCAAAGCCAGTCTGAGGGGCAGTGA